In Desulfuromonas acetexigens, the following proteins share a genomic window:
- a CDS encoding 3-methyl-2-oxobutanoate dehydrogenase subunit VorB, with the protein MQKRLLVKGNEAVAMGAIEAGCRFYFGYPITPQSDIPEYISREFPKVGGTFIQAESEIASINMLLGASACGQRAMTSSSSPGISLKQEGISYMAGSELPGLIVNIARSGPGLGGIDASQSDYFQAVKGGGHGGYHTIVLAPNSVQEMYDLTMLAFDLSDRYRVPAMLLGDSVLGQMKEALIPHPYVAPADLPAKDWAVSGKDGRAQRVVKSLYLGDGELEAHNWKLHRKYQELREREVRCETAGLDDAKLLVTAFGVTARIAKTAIRMAREEGLKVGLLRPITLFPFPDRAFADATARAKRVLCFELNTGQMVEDVRLSVARDADVFFYGRPPGAGSLPTPEELLAQIRKHYKD; encoded by the coding sequence TTGCAGAAACGTCTGTTGGTCAAAGGCAACGAAGCCGTCGCCATGGGGGCCATCGAAGCGGGCTGCCGTTTTTATTTCGGCTATCCCATCACCCCCCAGAGCGACATTCCCGAATACATCTCCCGCGAGTTTCCCAAGGTCGGTGGCACCTTCATCCAGGCCGAGAGTGAAATCGCCTCGATCAACATGCTGCTCGGCGCCAGCGCTTGCGGGCAGCGGGCGATGACCTCCTCTTCCAGCCCCGGCATCTCCCTCAAACAGGAGGGAATTTCCTACATGGCGGGGAGCGAGTTGCCCGGGTTGATCGTCAACATCGCCCGCAGCGGTCCCGGCCTTGGCGGCATCGACGCCTCCCAGTCCGACTACTTTCAGGCGGTGAAGGGTGGCGGTCACGGCGGTTATCACACCATCGTCCTCGCGCCGAATTCGGTGCAGGAGATGTACGATCTGACCATGCTCGCCTTCGATCTGTCCGATCGCTACCGGGTCCCGGCCATGCTGCTGGGCGATTCGGTGCTCGGGCAGATGAAAGAGGCGCTGATTCCCCATCCTTACGTTGCTCCCGCCGATCTCCCGGCCAAGGACTGGGCCGTTTCCGGCAAGGACGGCCGCGCCCAGCGGGTGGTTAAATCCCTCTACCTTGGCGACGGTGAGCTCGAAGCCCACAACTGGAAGCTGCACCGCAAGTATCAGGAGCTGCGCGAGCGGGAAGTGCGCTGCGAAACCGCCGGCCTCGATGATGCCAAGCTGCTGGTGACCGCCTTCGGCGTGACCGCACGCATTGCCAAAACCGCCATTCGCATGGCCCGCGAAGAGGGGCTCAAGGTCGGTCTGCTGCGCCCCATCACCCTCTTCCCCTTCCCGGATCGGGCCTTCGCCGACGCCACCGCGCGCGCTAAGCGGGTGCTCTGTTTCGAGCTCAACACCGGACAGATGGTGGAGGATGTGCGCCTTTCCGTAGCCCGCGATGCCGATGTCTTTTTCTACGGCCGCCCGCCGGGAGCCGGCTCCCTGCCGACCCCGGAAGAGCTTCTCGCCCAGATTCGAAAGCACTACAAGGATTGA
- a CDS encoding 2-oxoacid:acceptor oxidoreductase family protein, with the protein MNHEVFMAGFGGQGILLIGNLLAYAAIREGRNTSYFPAYGVEKRGGAATCTVVVADGEVGSPVIGNPGAAILLNPLSMEKYFGRVRAGGLCIVNSSLIEESGDGRSDLRVLRLPLNELALEIGDARLLNMIAIGAYAELTGAVSLDALKAALTDALPERNHRFIPLNVQAIDLGAARARAAVGATV; encoded by the coding sequence ATGAATCATGAGGTTTTCATGGCCGGTTTCGGCGGCCAGGGCATTCTGCTGATCGGCAACCTGCTGGCCTACGCAGCCATCCGCGAGGGGCGCAACACCTCTTATTTCCCCGCCTACGGTGTCGAGAAGCGGGGCGGAGCGGCGACCTGCACGGTGGTGGTCGCCGACGGTGAAGTCGGTTCGCCGGTCATCGGCAATCCCGGCGCCGCCATTCTGCTCAATCCACTCTCCATGGAGAAATACTTCGGCCGGGTGCGGGCCGGTGGGTTGTGCATCGTCAACAGCTCCCTGATCGAAGAGAGTGGGGATGGCCGTTCCGACCTGCGGGTGCTGCGTCTGCCCCTCAACGAACTGGCCCTCGAAATCGGCGATGCCCGGCTGCTCAACATGATCGCCATCGGCGCGTACGCCGAACTGACCGGCGCCGTCTCCCTCGATGCCCTCAAGGCGGCGCTGACCGACGCCTTGCCGGAGCGCAACCATCGCTTCATCCCCCTCAATGTTCAAGCCATCGATCTCGGTGCCGCCCGTGCTCGCGCGGCGGTCGGCGCGACCGTCTGA
- a CDS encoding N-acetylmuramoyl-L-alanine amidase: MRSVFFAFLLCFFLLPAPVFGDASEAAYGKAKDGYTRLVNSPQKKLHRDQWEPVIKAFAAVAENHPQGTRSADGLFMAARATRELYDVSRNPGDAGAAVRLFERVAENHPASSLADDALFAAGVIYETLLEQKDLAYLRYQAVVERYPEGDMLSQARSRAVALIAFAPPPSATPPPAPAPPAPAPPAPAPPAPAPPAPAPPAPAPPVAVATEMLAEPPAPDSAGSVAATPSAVLPAAGEALLTGVRYWSKPGYTRIVVDLEGTPEFTANVLPADTTSGMPPRIYLDIKKVRPAANLTENMQVDDGLLRQVRAARFDPTTMRVVLDLVAYHSYKTFTLPDPYRIVVDVYGDEKAVLSAAPEAELRAAPPAEKKPIPPPAKIPAAVAKKPVEVPRKASISGPAAGLRRIVVDAGHGGKDPGAIGPSGLQEKNITLAMAKLLKTELERELGCQVILTRDRDVFIPLEERTAIANKVGADLFISVHANASHNKSAYGVETYYLNFSKNDKAAAVAARENGISLKQVGDLELILFDLMANAKINESSRLAAEIQNSLVRDLKREYPDVRDLGVKQGPFYVLVGATMPSVLVEAAFISHKREETRLASREFQLQTSAAIVKGVLNYASALKQVAGK; encoded by the coding sequence ATGAGATCTGTCTTTTTCGCTTTTTTGCTTTGTTTTTTCCTGCTTCCCGCGCCGGTCTTCGGCGATGCCTCCGAGGCGGCCTACGGCAAGGCCAAGGACGGCTATACCCGGCTCGTCAATTCCCCTCAGAAAAAGCTTCATCGCGACCAATGGGAGCCGGTGATCAAAGCCTTCGCGGCGGTGGCGGAAAATCATCCGCAAGGCACCCGCAGCGCCGACGGGCTCTTCATGGCGGCGCGGGCTACCCGTGAGCTCTACGATGTCTCCCGCAATCCCGGGGATGCTGGCGCCGCCGTGCGCCTCTTTGAGCGGGTGGCGGAAAACCATCCGGCATCGTCGCTGGCCGACGACGCCCTTTTCGCCGCCGGTGTCATTTACGAAACCCTGCTTGAACAGAAGGATTTGGCCTACCTCCGCTATCAGGCGGTGGTCGAGCGCTATCCCGAAGGCGATATGCTTTCCCAGGCACGCAGCCGGGCGGTGGCGCTGATCGCCTTCGCGCCGCCGCCATCGGCGACGCCCCCCCCCGCACCGGCCCCCCCCGCACCGGCCCCGCCGGCACCGGCCCCGCCGGCACCGGCCCCGCCGGCACCGGCCCCGCCGGCACCGGCCCCGCCCGTGGCGGTCGCCACGGAGATGTTGGCGGAACCTCCCGCGCCCGATTCCGCCGGGAGCGTTGCCGCCACCCCGTCCGCCGTGCTACCGGCCGCCGGGGAGGCTTTGTTGACCGGGGTGCGCTACTGGTCCAAGCCCGGCTATACCCGCATCGTCGTCGATCTGGAGGGAACTCCGGAATTTACCGCCAACGTGCTGCCCGCCGATACCACGTCCGGTATGCCGCCGCGCATCTATCTCGATATCAAAAAGGTCCGGCCGGCGGCAAACCTGACGGAGAACATGCAGGTCGACGATGGCCTGCTGCGTCAGGTGCGCGCCGCCCGTTTCGATCCGACAACCATGCGCGTTGTCCTCGATCTGGTCGCCTACCACAGCTACAAGACCTTCACCCTGCCCGATCCCTATCGTATTGTGGTCGATGTCTACGGTGACGAAAAAGCGGTGCTGAGCGCCGCTCCGGAAGCGGAACTGCGCGCCGCTCCGCCGGCGGAAAAGAAACCGATTCCCCCGCCGGCGAAGATTCCGGCGGCGGTCGCGAAGAAGCCGGTGGAGGTTCCGCGCAAGGCGTCCATCTCCGGTCCGGCGGCGGGGCTGCGGCGTATCGTCGTCGATGCCGGTCACGGCGGCAAGGATCCCGGCGCCATCGGCCCTTCGGGGCTCCAGGAAAAAAACATCACCCTGGCCATGGCCAAGCTGCTCAAGACCGAATTGGAGCGGGAATTGGGTTGCCAAGTCATTCTGACCCGCGACCGCGACGTCTTTATCCCCCTGGAGGAGCGCACCGCCATCGCCAACAAGGTCGGCGCCGATCTCTTCATCTCCGTCCATGCCAACGCCAGCCACAACAAGAGCGCCTACGGGGTGGAGACCTATTATCTGAACTTTTCCAAGAACGACAAGGCCGCCGCCGTCGCCGCCCGGGAAAATGGTATCTCCCTCAAACAGGTCGGCGATCTCGAACTGATCCTCTTCGATCTCATGGCCAATGCCAAGATCAACGAATCGAGCCGCCTGGCGGCGGAAATCCAGAATTCCCTGGTTCGTGACCTGAAGCGGGAATATCCCGATGTTCGTGATCTGGGGGTGAAGCAGGGCCCCTTCTACGTCCTGGTCGGCGCCACCATGCCCTCGGTGCTGGTGGAAGCGGCCTTTATCAGCCACAAGCGGGAAGAAACCCGTCTGGCCAGCCGTGAGTTTCAACTGCAGACCAGCGCCGCGATCGTCAAGGGGGTGCTTAACTACGCCTCGGCTCTCAAACAGGTGGCCGGAAAATGA
- a CDS encoding thiamine pyrophosphate-dependent enzyme, with amino-acid sequence MQQVFAHPVSLKDVQTHFCPGCQHGTIHRLVAEAMDHFGVQEKTIGVASVGCSVFLYGYFDIDVVEAPHGRAPAVATGVKRACPDKVVFTYQGDGDLAAIGTSEIIHAANRGEGMTVIFVNNTTYGMTGGQMAPTTLPSQKTSTSPYGRNVANDGYPIRMAELLAQLEGVAYSARVAVNTPKNVVQAGRVIKQAFETQIQGRGFSFVEVLSACPTNWGMDPLKANARIGEEMIPYFPLAIFKDTSAA; translated from the coding sequence CTGCAACAGGTATTCGCCCATCCCGTATCCCTCAAGGATGTTCAGACCCATTTCTGCCCCGGCTGCCAGCACGGCACCATCCACCGGCTGGTCGCCGAGGCGATGGACCACTTCGGCGTGCAGGAGAAGACCATCGGCGTCGCTTCCGTGGGCTGCAGCGTCTTTCTCTACGGCTACTTCGACATCGACGTGGTCGAAGCACCCCACGGTCGCGCGCCGGCGGTGGCGACCGGCGTCAAGCGCGCCTGCCCGGACAAGGTTGTCTTCACCTATCAGGGGGACGGCGATCTGGCGGCCATCGGCACCAGCGAAATCATTCACGCCGCCAACCGGGGGGAGGGGATGACGGTCATTTTCGTCAACAATACCACCTACGGCATGACCGGCGGGCAGATGGCGCCGACCACCTTACCGAGCCAGAAAACCTCCACTTCCCCTTATGGTCGTAACGTCGCCAACGACGGCTATCCGATCCGCATGGCCGAACTGCTCGCCCAACTCGAAGGGGTGGCTTACAGTGCCCGGGTGGCGGTCAATACGCCGAAAAACGTGGTGCAGGCCGGACGGGTCATCAAACAGGCCTTTGAGACCCAGATCCAGGGGCGGGGCTTTTCCTTCGTCGAAGTGCTCTCGGCCTGCCCGACCAACTGGGGGATGGATCCCCTCAAAGCCAATGCCCGCATTGGTGAGGAGATGATCCCCTATTTCCCCCTGGCGATCTTCAAGGATACAAGCGCCGCCTGA
- the xerD gene encoding site-specific tyrosine recombinase XerD produces the protein MDARLDQFLNLLLVEKGLSAHTLDAYGRDLARYLEFLAGSGIHTPEAVTPTAILGYLGHLRESGLAPRSRARKLTAVRMFHKFLFAEGVTATNPAALIASPKAPRLLPHALSPAEVERLLAAPTGIAPRDRRDRAMLEVLYATGLRVSELVGLRLSDLQLDVGYVRVFGKGSKQRIVPLGEMASDELRLYLADARPLLAGKGSDPRIFLNRAGKGLTRQGFWKIIKRRAAEAGIIKDISPHTLRHSFATHLLENGADLRSVQTLLGHVDISTTQIYTQVTRERLRRIHERHHPRG, from the coding sequence ATGGACGCCCGTCTCGATCAATTTCTCAACCTGCTGCTGGTGGAAAAGGGGCTTTCCGCCCACACTCTCGACGCCTACGGCCGGGATCTCGCCCGCTACCTGGAGTTTCTCGCCGGCTCCGGCATCCACACCCCCGAGGCGGTGACACCGACGGCGATCCTCGGCTATCTCGGGCATTTGCGGGAAAGCGGGCTGGCGCCGCGCAGTCGGGCGCGCAAGCTCACCGCCGTGCGTATGTTCCACAAGTTTCTCTTCGCCGAGGGGGTGACGGCGACCAATCCCGCCGCGCTCATCGCATCCCCGAAAGCCCCACGCCTCCTCCCCCATGCCCTCTCGCCCGCCGAGGTCGAGCGCCTGCTCGCCGCGCCGACGGGGATCGCGCCCCGCGATCGGCGTGACCGGGCGATGCTGGAAGTGCTCTATGCCACCGGCCTGCGGGTCTCCGAGTTGGTCGGTCTGCGCCTTTCCGATCTGCAACTCGATGTAGGTTATGTGCGGGTCTTCGGCAAGGGGAGCAAGCAGCGCATCGTTCCCCTCGGCGAGATGGCGAGTGACGAGCTGCGCCTCTATCTGGCCGACGCCCGCCCACTGTTGGCGGGGAAGGGGAGTGACCCCCGGATTTTTCTCAACCGTGCCGGCAAAGGGTTGACACGGCAGGGCTTCTGGAAGATTATTAAGCGCCGCGCCGCCGAGGCCGGGATTATCAAGGATATTTCCCCCCATACCCTGCGCCATTCCTTCGCCACCCATCTGCTGGAAAACGGAGCGGATCTGCGCTCGGTGCAGACCCTGCTCGGTCATGTGGACATTTCCACTACCCAGATCTACACCCAGGTGACCCGGGAACGCTTGCGCCGGATTCACGAGCGACATCATCCCCGGGGCTGA
- a CDS encoding 4Fe-4S dicluster domain-containing protein yields MPKVVIDELRCKGCGLCTTACPYGLIHMSDKLNRQGFLPAVISDEDQEKCVSCAMCARICPDVAITIFKKVNIA; encoded by the coding sequence GTGCCAAAAGTTGTAATCGATGAACTGCGCTGCAAGGGTTGCGGACTCTGCACCACCGCCTGCCCCTACGGCCTGATCCACATGAGTGACAAGCTCAACCGCCAGGGCTTCCTGCCGGCGGTCATCAGCGACGAGGATCAGGAAAAATGCGTCTCTTGCGCCATGTGCGCCCGGATCTGTCCGGATGTGGCCATTACCATCTTCAAGAAAGTCAACATCGCCTGA
- a CDS encoding cofactor-independent phosphoglycerate mutase encodes MKYIVLLGDGMADEPLEELSGRTPLEHANTPNMDALAQKGEIGLMETVPQGFHPGSDVANLSVFGYDPATCYSGRSPLEAASMGVELGPEDVAFRLNLVTLLPHYGKLYMEDFSAGHITTAEARELIASLQEELGGDEFHFYPGVSYRHLMVWKGGKDKLTFTPPHDLTHQSIEDHLPRGEGAEILINLMTSSQMLFKGHPVNDRRMDADLAPANSIWLWGHGRAPRMETMKEKFGVNGAVISAVDLIKGIGVCAGLDIIDVPGATGYLDTNYRGKAEAALEALKTRDFVYLHVEAPDEAAHSGNLQDKIAAIEAFDELVVGTVLAGLPALGDHRVLVLPDHPTPVRKMTHTLDPVPYILFGSAGEFPPVGKVAGYSEKAAHSTGLHLREGHAMMRRLLG; translated from the coding sequence ATGAAATATATCGTTTTATTAGGGGACGGCATGGCCGATGAACCCCTGGAGGAGCTCTCCGGACGGACCCCCTTGGAACATGCCAACACCCCGAACATGGACGCTTTGGCCCAAAAGGGAGAGATCGGTCTGATGGAAACCGTTCCCCAGGGCTTTCATCCCGGCAGTGACGTTGCCAACCTCTCTGTCTTCGGCTACGATCCCGCGACCTGCTACAGCGGCCGTTCGCCCCTCGAAGCGGCAAGCATGGGAGTGGAGCTGGGCCCTGAAGACGTCGCCTTTCGTCTCAATCTGGTGACGCTGCTCCCCCATTACGGCAAGCTTTACATGGAGGACTTCTCCGCCGGGCATATCACCACCGCCGAGGCGCGGGAACTGATCGCCTCCCTGCAGGAAGAGCTGGGCGGCGACGAGTTTCACTTTTATCCTGGGGTTTCCTACCGGCATCTGATGGTCTGGAAGGGGGGCAAGGACAAACTGACCTTCACTCCACCCCACGATCTCACCCACCAGAGTATCGAGGACCACCTGCCCAGGGGAGAAGGGGCTGAGATCCTCATCAATCTGATGACTTCGTCGCAGATGCTCTTCAAGGGGCACCCGGTCAACGACCGGCGGATGGACGCCGATCTCGCCCCGGCCAACTCCATCTGGCTCTGGGGACACGGGCGCGCCCCGCGTATGGAGACGATGAAGGAGAAATTCGGGGTCAACGGCGCGGTCATCTCCGCCGTCGACCTGATCAAAGGCATCGGCGTCTGCGCCGGGCTTGATATCATCGATGTTCCCGGCGCCACCGGCTATCTCGACACCAATTATCGGGGCAAGGCCGAGGCCGCCCTGGAAGCGCTTAAAACCCGGGATTTTGTCTACCTGCATGTGGAGGCGCCGGACGAAGCCGCCCATTCCGGAAATCTGCAAGACAAGATCGCCGCTATCGAGGCCTTCGACGAGCTGGTGGTCGGCACGGTGTTGGCCGGGCTGCCGGCTCTGGGCGACCACCGGGTGCTGGTGCTCCCCGATCATCCCACCCCGGTGCGCAAAATGACCCACACCCTCGATCCCGTCCCCTATATCCTCTTCGGCTCGGCCGGAGAGTTTCCGCCGGTGGGGAAAGTCGCGGGTTATAGTGAAAAGGCCGCCCACTCCACCGGCCTGCACTTGCGCGAAGGGCACGCCATGATGCGCCGTCTGCTCGGCTGA
- the glnD gene encoding [protein-PII] uridylyltransferase translates to MTLDPTERTEPFFSRELLTDPAIPYEERRQLLLAAGRAYLDHHCPRIRAKHEGGASGRQVVGSLTSMTDTLLRNLYRSILADVPSAQVGACALIAIGGYGRGELNPHSDIDLMFYYSGKDRSFAELLSERFLYLLWDLGLPPGHSVRTEQDCLDMAAQDVTARTALLDSRFLVGDEELYGEYERKVYQKVLSQNSRAFIEEKLQENERRLRKYGSSVYLLEPNIKEGEGGLRDLQTVLWVARVKFKARSLRDLIIKGVISEQEGEAYEAALDYLWRVRNELHYLSPRKNEQLHFDKQEKLARFFGFKDGRKGLAVEQFMQDFYAHATETEHIASSLLGKAVRGSEPKTGIFGYFTRRAVEPGFFILHGELQVSQGDIFAKEPARMMRAFLLSQRHGVKLSVTVKALIRENLEHINDRVRRSRAINEDFLEILRHPQGLVATLKDMHHLQFLNRFIPEFGRIFCKVQYDAYHIYTVDVHSLFAVEEIAKLWLGEYRETAPLLTKVAGDIEKRGLLLLAVLLHDIGKGEGRDHCNKGADMIPTLARRMGLNKEDSARLEFLVRRHLDMSHIAQRRDLHDDKLIMQFAQTMGMSENLNMLYLLTFADLRAVGPDVWSDWKGFLLKELYEKTYQVLERGNFQLEQRSEKVRNRKRKVVGLLEDEFGKRVVQDALKEMSTRYVLSNRSAVIAEHLRLAFSRKNRTLALKVEQEPEGSYTQLSISTLDIPGLFSKIAGVLAANGINILGAQINTFNNGIAIDVLQVSGAAGDLVENDDKWRKVEEELETVIQGRIRVDELVRKRHRSNLPPSRPRPKFNNRVEIDNDVSDEYTVIDIYAQDRVGVLYQITKALKELGLYIGVSKISTKVDQVSDTFYVQDIFGHKVTTPEKLEEIRARLLEGLEELAAEEKASA, encoded by the coding sequence ATGACTCTTGATCCCACTGAGCGCACGGAACCCTTCTTTTCCCGGGAATTGCTGACCGACCCGGCCATCCCTTACGAGGAGCGCCGCCAGTTGCTCCTTGCCGCCGGGCGCGCCTATCTCGATCATCATTGTCCGCGCATCCGCGCGAAACATGAGGGGGGCGCCTCGGGGCGGCAGGTCGTCGGCAGCCTTACGTCGATGACCGATACCCTGTTGCGCAACCTCTATCGCAGCATTCTCGCCGACGTGCCGTCGGCCCAAGTCGGTGCCTGCGCGCTGATTGCCATCGGCGGCTACGGCCGGGGTGAACTCAACCCCCATTCGGACATCGACCTGATGTTCTATTACAGCGGCAAGGATCGGTCTTTCGCCGAACTCCTCTCCGAACGCTTCCTCTACCTGCTCTGGGATCTCGGTCTGCCCCCTGGCCACAGTGTCCGCACCGAGCAGGACTGCCTCGACATGGCGGCCCAGGATGTCACGGCACGGACGGCCCTGCTCGATTCCCGCTTCCTCGTCGGCGACGAGGAACTCTATGGCGAATACGAGCGCAAGGTCTATCAGAAGGTGCTCAGTCAGAACAGCCGCGCCTTTATCGAAGAGAAACTTCAGGAAAACGAACGGCGTCTGCGCAAGTACGGTTCCTCCGTCTACCTGCTCGAACCCAACATCAAAGAGGGGGAGGGGGGACTGCGCGATCTACAGACCGTCCTCTGGGTGGCGCGGGTCAAGTTCAAGGCCCGATCCCTGCGCGATCTGATTATCAAAGGGGTGATCAGTGAGCAGGAGGGGGAGGCCTACGAGGCGGCCCTCGATTATCTCTGGCGGGTGCGCAACGAACTCCATTACCTGTCGCCGCGCAAGAACGAGCAGCTGCATTTCGACAAGCAGGAAAAGCTCGCCCGCTTTTTCGGCTTCAAGGATGGCCGCAAGGGGCTGGCGGTGGAGCAGTTCATGCAGGATTTCTACGCTCACGCCACCGAGACGGAGCACATCGCCTCCAGCCTGCTCGGCAAGGCGGTGCGCGGCAGCGAACCGAAAACCGGGATCTTCGGCTACTTCACCCGGCGCGCCGTCGAACCCGGTTTTTTCATCCTGCACGGCGAACTGCAGGTGAGTCAGGGGGATATCTTCGCAAAGGAGCCGGCGCGAATGATGCGCGCCTTTCTCCTTTCCCAGCGCCACGGGGTCAAGCTCAGTGTCACCGTCAAGGCGCTGATCCGTGAAAACCTCGAGCATATCAATGACCGGGTGCGACGGAGCCGGGCGATCAACGAGGATTTTCTCGAAATCCTGCGCCATCCCCAGGGTTTGGTGGCGACCCTCAAGGACATGCACCACCTGCAGTTCCTCAACCGCTTTATCCCCGAATTTGGGCGGATCTTCTGCAAGGTGCAGTACGACGCCTATCACATCTACACGGTCGATGTGCACAGCCTCTTCGCCGTGGAAGAGATCGCCAAGCTCTGGCTCGGCGAATACCGGGAGACGGCGCCCCTGCTGACCAAGGTAGCCGGCGATATCGAAAAACGCGGGCTGTTGCTCTTGGCGGTGCTGCTGCACGACATCGGCAAGGGGGAAGGGCGGGATCACTGCAACAAGGGGGCCGACATGATTCCGACCCTCGCCCGGCGCATGGGCCTGAACAAGGAGGACAGCGCCCGCCTTGAATTTCTCGTGCGTCGTCATCTCGACATGTCCCATATCGCCCAGCGCCGCGACCTGCACGACGACAAGCTGATCATGCAGTTCGCCCAGACCATGGGGATGAGCGAAAACCTCAATATGCTCTACCTGCTGACCTTCGCCGACCTGCGGGCGGTCGGCCCCGACGTTTGGTCCGACTGGAAGGGCTTTCTGCTCAAGGAGCTCTACGAGAAGACCTATCAGGTGCTGGAGCGGGGCAACTTCCAGCTCGAACAGCGCTCGGAAAAGGTCCGCAACCGTAAGCGCAAGGTGGTGGGCCTTCTGGAGGATGAATTCGGCAAGCGCGTTGTGCAGGATGCCTTGAAGGAAATGTCGACCCGCTACGTTCTTTCCAACCGTTCGGCGGTCATCGCCGAGCATCTGCGCCTCGCCTTCAGCCGAAAGAACCGCACCCTGGCGCTGAAGGTGGAGCAGGAGCCCGAGGGCAGCTATACCCAGCTCTCCATTTCGACCCTCGATATCCCCGGGCTTTTCTCCAAAATCGCCGGGGTTCTGGCCGCCAACGGCATCAACATCCTCGGTGCCCAGATCAACACCTTTAACAACGGTATCGCCATCGACGTCTTGCAGGTCAGCGGTGCCGCCGGTGATCTGGTGGAAAATGACGACAAATGGCGCAAGGTCGAGGAGGAGCTGGAGACGGTCATCCAAGGACGGATACGGGTCGACGAACTGGTGCGCAAGCGCCACCGCTCGAACCTGCCTCCCTCCCGTCCCCGGCCCAAGTTCAACAACCGGGTGGAGATCGACAATGACGTTTCCGACGAGTACACCGTTATCGACATCTACGCCCAGGACCGGGTCGGGGTGCTCTATCAGATCACCAAGGCCCTCAAGGAACTGGGGCTTTACATCGGCGTCTCGAAGATCTCCACCAAGGTCGATCAGGTTTCCGACACCTTCTATGTGCAGGATATCTTCGGTCACAAGGTGACCACCCCGGAGAAACTGGAGGAAATTCGCGCACGGCTGCTGGAAGGGCTGGAGGAGTTGGCTGCGGAAGAAAAAGCGTCCGCCTAG